The following nucleotide sequence is from Pseudoalteromonas xiamenensis.
GACTAAAAGCGTCCATAATTTCTAGACGTTTATTCTGTGGCATATCGCCTGCAAGCGCCGTGGCTTTTAATCCTTTTTCAATGAGCATGTCACTAAGGCGTGCGGTATCAGCACGTGTAGCCGTAAAAATAATACATTGACCGACTTTTTCTGAATTCATAAAGTGAAAAAGTAAATCGTGTTTGTGATCTAAATGATCGGCTAAATACAGTTTTTGTGTAATGTCTTCATGCTTTTCATGAGCATCACTAAGCATGATTGTTTTCGGTGATTTCAACAAATTGCGTGACGTTGCATTCACTTCAGCGTGGTCTAGCGTTGCCGAGAAAAGTAACGTTTGACGCAAACGGTGATTGGCCGCATCGTTTATAACGTCCAATTGCTCTTTAAAACCTAAGTCCAGCATACGGTCTGCTTCATCAAAAACGAGCATCTCTAGGCCTTGTAATTGCATAGAACGCTGATTGATGTGATCGGCGATTCGCCCAGGTGTACCAATAACAAAATGTGGGTCTTTGTTTAACGCCTTGACTTGATCATTGAAGTTTTCACCGCCAAGAATTTTCACCACACTAAGCGTGTGGCTGGCGATAAGCAAACGGCACTGCGTATATACCTGGTTCGCAAGCTCGCGAGTTGGCGTTACGATGAGCACACGTGGGTCGCGCTTACTCAGAGCTCTTTGTTTGATCACTCGTTGAACTGCAGGAAGTAGAAAAGCGAGTGTTTTACCCGAACCAGTTTTTGA
It contains:
- a CDS encoding DEAD/DEAH box helicase, whose translation is MLFTELGIDSRLAKQLSHQGIVEPTEIQSLAIPTALAGHDLFAQSKTGSGKTLAFLLPAVQRVIKQRALSKRDPRVLIVTPTRELANQVYTQCRLLIASHTLSVVKILGGENFNDQVKALNKDPHFVIGTPGRIADHINQRSMQLQGLEMLVFDEADRMLDLGFKEQLDVINDAANHRLRQTLLFSATLDHAEVNATSRNLLKSPKTIMLSDAHEKHEDITQKLYLADHLDHKHDLLFHFMNSEKVGQCIIFTATRADTARLSDMLIEKGLKATALAGDMPQNKRLEIMDAFSRGLYKVLVTTDVASRGLDLLSVTHVINFDLPKHAEEYVHRIGRTGRAGFKGTAISLVGPKDWKSYLAIQSYLKDGLTFDIVEGLEGKFKGFREQKPKAPSKPKVTKTTAKPSGKAANKTRKPKAPRKPIAAPFDVDGAAPLRRKPKPNLEE